Proteins from one Sabethes cyaneus chromosome 2, idSabCyanKW18_F2, whole genome shotgun sequence genomic window:
- the LOC128736267 gene encoding uncharacterized protein LOC128736267, with the protein MTDCQPASVQNDCDLEGVKFDISQTERKNHCSGQQRIQNRAALIILALAAIAGAEQFNGYFYPKPSCQFEAAQTVYITQTQTDYQVYTETVQGNYQRDEQTITEYSSIYITSEYTTTVPVPYTVTTTNTYTSTVPAGLPQTVYSTKTLPPSVSTYFSTVIQASPVYQTIRDVSTVTLPPEIIPAQTVYNTVSLPPVTKISTFVQTATVSKVQTVHDVVTTTLPAVTLPAQVIYSTVQLPPQYITTTSYYTSTTQLVQTFRDTVTAPPVQLPGQTIYQTVTQPARTVTSTVISATATPVYRTITNTETIRLPAPPAQYHTIYSTVSLPAQIQTQYSVATTTLRDVQYITRTVTNAIPGVQHDAQTIYSTVTLPAVTKTFCGPENTYLPAAEANGRGFTGFGRGVSHQFNRFF; encoded by the exons ATGACAGATTGTCAACCGGCATCCGTCCAGAACGATTGCGATTTAGAAGGTGTGAAATTCGATATCTCGCAAACAGAACGAAAAAATCACTGCAGTGGACAACAGCGGATTCAG AATCGCGCGGCGCTGATCATTTTGGCTCTGGCTGCTATTGCTGGAGCTGAGCAGTTCAATGGTTACTTTTATCCTAAGCCAAGCTGTCAATTCGAAGCAGCTCAAACTGTGTACATAACACAAACCCAAACCGACTATCAAGTATATACGGAAACTGTGCAAGGCAATTACCAGCGCGATGAGCAAACCATCACAGAATATTCGTCAATTTATATTACGTCAGAGTACACCACGACCGTCCCGGTGCCTTATACGGTAACAACAACCAATACTTATACTTCAACGGTGCCTGCTGGACTACCCCAAACTGTTTACAGTACAAAGACACTGCCACCAAGCGTATCAACGTACTTCTCAACAGTAATTCAAGCATCTCCAGTCTATCAAACAATTCGAGATGTTAGCACCGTTACACTGCCACCGGAAATTATTCCAGCACAAACCGTGTACAATACAGTTTCACTGCCACCTGTCACCAAGATCTCAACGTTTGTACAAACGGCCACTGTTTCAAAGGTTCAAACTGTTCACGACGTAGTAACCACCACCCTTCCAGCTGTAACGCTACCAGCACAAGTTATCTACTCCACCGTTCAACTTCCTCCGCAATACATTACAACAACCTCTTACTACACATCGACCACGCAGCTGGTTCAGACCTTCCGCGACACGGTTACCGCCCCACCAGTACAGCTTCCGGGACAAACCATTTACCAAACCGTCACCCAACCTGCAAGAACTGTAACCTCGACAGTGATAAGCGCCACTGCAACGCCTGTGTATCGCACAATCACCAACACTGAAACAATTCGCCTTCCCGCTCCTCCAGCACAATATCATACCATCTACTCCACTGTGTCCCTGCCAGCTCAAATTCAAACTCAATACAGCGTAGCGACGACGACTCTTCGCGACGTCCAATACATTACTCGCACGGTGACCAACGCCATCCCTGGAGTCCAGCATGACGCCCAGACCATTTACTCTACCGTGACTCTGCCGGCTGTCACCAAGACGTTCTGTGGTCCCGAGAACACCTACCTACCAGCCGCTGAAGCTAACGGTCGTGGATTCACCGGATTTGGTAGAGGAGTTAGTCATCAATTCAATCGATTCTTCTAA